The sequence GCCGGTTATCCGGAAAAACATATCGAATCCCCAAGTTTTGAGGAGGACATATCCAATCTCAAGAAAAAGGTGGATGCCGGAGCCGATATCATAATTACTCAGCTCTTTTTCGATAACCGTTACTATTTTGATTATGTCGACAGAGTAAGGGCAGCAGGAATAGACCTTCCCGTAATCCCGGGTCTTATGCCCGTGCTTTCATCGAAACAGGTGATAAGAATATCGTCTCTTTGCGGAACGGAGATACCTGAAACCCTGAGAAAGAAACTGGAAGATGCGGGAGACGATAACCGCAAGGCGGTGGAAGTGGGAATCGCACAGTGCAGAGACCAGGTAAGGGAACTTATCGCCGAAAAAGTACCTGGAATTCATTTCTATGTTCTCAACAGAACCTCCCACATAGAAAGGATTCTGGAATCCGTCTGATGCCTGAAACAAGGAAAATTTTCGATGAAGTGGCGAGTCACTACGACTGGCTAAACACTCTGTTCAGCCTTGGAATTCACAAACTCTGGAGAAAGAAGCTCGCAGAAGAGTTGCACGACGTCGAGCACAATCTGGACATAGCAACCGGGACGGCAGAAGTTGCGATTGAAATCGCAAAAAAATACCCCGCAACCAAAACGGTCGGGATTGATCCCAGCATGAACATGCTCCGGATAGCAAAAAAGAAAATTAAGGACCTTGATTTAAGGGGCAAAATAGCCCTTGTATCGGCCGTGGCTGAAAATCTCCCCTTTGCGGAAAAACAGTTTAACTCCGTCACCATAGCATTCGGTATAAGAAACACAGTAGATTACGAACTTTCCCTGAGAGAGATGAGAAGGGTCCTAAAGGAAAACGGAAAACTCTTCATACTTGAATTTGCGATTCCGAAAAACCCCGTTTTCAAACCCATATACATGTTTTACTTCAGAGTCT is a genomic window of Candidatus Dadabacteria bacterium containing:
- the ubiE gene encoding bifunctional demethylmenaquinone methyltransferase/2-methoxy-6-polyprenyl-1,4-benzoquinol methylase UbiE, producing the protein MPETRKIFDEVASHYDWLNTLFSLGIHKLWRKKLAEELHDVEHNLDIATGTAEVAIEIAKKYPATKTVGIDPSMNMLRIAKKKIKDLDLRGKIALVSAVAENLPFAEKQFNSVTIAFGIRNTVDYELSLREMRRVLKENGKLFILEFAIPKNPVFKPIYMFYFRVLMPLVGSIYGRGKEYRYLAESAAAFPQRKNFISHLENAGFRDCQYSELTMGVVALYRATR